GCTTGACGTGCAGCACTGCGAGAATCGACCGTCGCTGTTGACGTGCTGAGTGGTCGTGTAGCGAAGCCGATACCTTGCAGGATTGACAGTCGTCATTGTGCTTGCTGTAGTTTGCCTCTGTGTGGCCAATCGTATGCGtacgttgcgtgcgttgagagcgttgcgtgcgttgagagcgttgcgtgcgcTGAGAGCGTGCGTGCTTTGAGAGCGTTgagtgcgttgagagcgttgcgtgcgttctTTGTGGTGCTGCGACGATCTCGTCGGGTGTGCGTCAGCATGATTTGCGGTGCTGCGATGATCACGTCGAGTGTGCGTCAGGCATGAATCGCGGTGCTGCGATGAGCACGTTGGGTGTACGTCATCACGTCGGGGTCAccactgtacgggagctatggtgatttgctcgaccgtaacaataggaagatcttcctccgagcgggtgatcgtgctcggggaccgaggtccgaacattcatttttggaagttgtttatataggcattcttcgcgaacacttcgctagcgcgatgcaggatttttgtgacTTGAACTaattctgtaatgtggagaccgctacatataatttatatttcaataacttttatgcataaaaatggACAAAACaacgtaattaaaattaaaaggcgACCTAATAGTGATATCCCTAATAGTTATCTGCTTATTTGTTACGTTAATAAACTGAATTATATTCTAATTTAAACTGCAGTGCACATTAGtactggaaataaaaaaaaagaattgccATTTCCTTTATTCCGTCGGCGATACAAAGGACTTGTGCAGTAACGCTTCAGAACAATGGGGTCATGGGCAATTAAAGTTTACAACTGCCTGCTTCCAGGGTAACGTGCTGAAATGGTGCTATGTGCTCAAGTTAACGCTTTTTAAGTACCCTAGTATTAagcaaataacaattattttaaaatcaaaattggttgAGTGGATAAGAACTGGAGATATATATTACAATTCTCTAATATTAACTGAATTGGCTGGTATGCAAACAgttcttataaatatacaatattaacAGGATAATATAAAGAATCCGCaccaatatttcattaaaataaaaggaCTTTTTTTTTGAGATCAGTTTTCAATCATAAAGacttcgaaaaaaaaattaattgggGTAAAACGGCTGCACAGTTagatctttattatatttatcatttaacTTGCAGAAGAAAAGGAATACAAAAGCTAATTAATGCTTGAATAAAAAGGTTAAGAGGTTTCTTTAAAAACATTGTAACTACGTTAAAACGGCGGCAACATTTCTTTTAGAATTTCTGTGATCCacgaattttattttgttaatattattgtttctgTTACAGCTATTTTCACAATTTAAATTGGTTCTCGAGTTACattcattactttaataaaaataaataataatgttaaagaaataaactaaAGAATTGTTttcagattatttttattaaagtcttATTTGGCTTAATACTTAATTCTAACAATACgagtataatattgatattgacgtatattgatttaatatgtaactaatTTATAAGCCCACTGTATTAAATATGTACAAACACTGTATTTGATTATGAAGAAGCGAGAAAAGACAAAAATGCAGGAAATCAGGTACATTAACTTtgatgattataaaatatagctCTTGCGTGTACTGAAACCTTAACAGagtatattaaacacataatctAACTCTGAAGCTGGGAAAATTTGTTCAATATCATATAAGATCTAGAAATATTTAGTGAATGATAAACCAGCTGATGGTTCCCAAGACTGGCGCGGCAGAAACGGTGATACAGATTTAGAAACTCCAGCATTGAAGTCAAAGGAAGTTGTAGGGTTACGGAAGAGGTTCAGTTTTCCCATAGCTGAGTAGTCGGTACGGTCGAAGATATCTGTATGCGCTGCGCTGAGGCCAGCTCCAACTTTGTTTCTGAAACAATTAAACTGATCGTAAGAATAATGCATAGCTTAAGAAACAACTCTGTGAATTATTTACGAGCAACAcgcaaattttaaaagtttactaAGTTCAATGACTTGTGTTACATAAAACAATTGGTAGGTGTCGAAATTCCTACAGTgtagaattttttgttttttgttttattaaacttatacgTTGCATGAAAATTTAAAGTCTAATACATAATTATCAACTGGAGGACTGAAGTCACATCTCAGAATAAAACGATTGGTAGGTTGTCGCACcatgagagcattatggagaactttcaggcatgcgggtttcttcacgatgctttcattcgccgttaaagcaggtgatattttaattgcttcaatttaAGACCCTCATAACTCCGAGAAACTAGAGTCGCCTGCCGGGGATCGACCCCGATCAAAGAGAGGCAAAGTTTTATAGTTTCAATAGAAGAATCCTTACGAATATTACTAATgttaaagtgtgtttgtttgtcaacGTGGTTTTTGGAGTAGAGTTAGtggaaaagacggagagtaacataagctacttatTATGTTACGAGAATAACGGTTTCTACGGGATTTCTAATAAACCCTAATAAACGCGTAAGATGAACGCgggctatataataataatatacatttagtTTTGGTTTGTTAGTCCCAtctttatatacctatagatGAATGGATTGCATTTCAacgaagtttatttttttcaaaattttactatcaaacttacaattattaacgaaatagttaggtaggtacttacttgtACATGTAGTCCAAACCACCACCGTAACTGTTGAAGTTGGGAATAGCGGGGTTTTTGGGCATAGTCCTCGTGGCAAAAGCATTAGCAGCCAGATCGTGGTTGTCGTTGTGGAATAGGTTTGCCCTTCCAGCGGCTGTGAGCTGGTCAGCGACGGATGGGATATGCTTGCCGGTGAGACTCAAACCGTGTCCATTGCTAAAATGAAATTGCTATTATTGTTCTATTTGTATATGTATTGTACTTGttgtaatattaaaaccaaATTCGACGTTTACTCGACGAATACGAATAGCTGTAGATAAGATTTTTTGGTCGACTATCATTTAACACTTGACTGCCATCatacctggtggtatgtgatgatagAGTCTAAGAAGGTATGCTAACTTGTCTGGataaagcagttatattaaaccaataaatCGAATCGGATTATGTACGGCATCGTATCGGACCGCAGAATCTTTTGGTggcacatatttatatatatttatataacgtctTTTGGATGATCAAGGCCGAAACTTTctactagaccagagaaaactcggAAATTCTAAATTCCGAAAATACCCTGATTGCGATCAAGCCTGGTAGCTGCGTGCTAAGTGCGTCATAGATATCGCCAAAACTCCTTCATAGAAGACATTTGTAAATACAACATTTCTTTCTACAATCCTGTGGTCAgaatgtgccgcctttataacgAGTTGGTTTCCTCCTGTGATCTTTACATCTTTAATCATAAATCTGTTTCTTTCACTAAATCTCTCTATAGTTGTAGAACTAGCttgacaaatgtaaaaaatattttagttttataatttaactcgATACTGTATCCCTGTATGTacactacttttttttaaatatatgatattgaaattgttttttagaaaaatatccTAGAACGTAAGTCCGTCACATTTTTTGGCAGCATTGGTAGAGAGTAACTACATAGAGGGGatacataattgtaatttgGAAGCACCTGATCAAATTAAGTATTAATTCGtagtaactatatatttttttctgctgcCATTGATTCATAGTTGAGTGCATTAGAAGCATCCTATAacgaactaaaataaaatagctaggcttgtttattttgcgtaatttcatagtgttatgacttgttttatatttattggttgttgttcttatgtttatgttatatacatctgttttgtatgttaaataaattaaaaaaaaacaattgatatACTCACACATTGTCTAAAGCCAATCCACCAGATGCAGAACTGTAGCCACCACCATTTTTCAGACCGCCAAGCCCACCGACGGCACTTAAAACGTTCTGATCATTGCCAGCTATAGGCAATTTTCCCATAATATTGGTAGAACCATCAGGGTTTGTGTTTATTGCACCGTGGAGCTGCCGACGAACTCTTGTATTGGGGTAAATAGGGTACACTGACTCTCGCGGATGTTCGAAATATAGATCTTCAATATCATTGTTCATTAAATTTCCATGATCTTCTATGACAAACGATGACCTTCTATAGGGTATTGACATGGAACTGACTGCCGCCAGAAATACGGTGAATAAGgcaattttggcaaacattttgCTGCGTGTAATATTAAGTGTTTGAAGACTGACTTGAGAATGATttcttgaatacattatttctgttttatattGAAATGCACGAGAGCAGAAAAACCCCGGTTCGCAAACGTGGATGATTACTAGATGTGCCAATGTAGTTTTAGGAATGGTTTTCATTATAACTTTTGTACCGTCCGAGtcgaattttataaaaaagtttcgctgtaactttgtttattaaacatttttcctGTTCGAAGCTGCAAAACAAGTTAGCtcttaattgataaaaaaatggaaTTTGATACAGTAACTAGTAATTCAAAAAGTATTAGTCAGTAATTTCGATAGTTGTGCTTTAGAACTGAAATTTATGTCTTTCTTAATAACAATTCTGGCTGTTTATTTGTTGCATGGTAGCCATAATATATATGTCAACATATACTACGTCAGTACACCATCGCCTTCTAGCTCAAAGTAAACGTCATGATCATCATTAGTGTGCCATCTTCTTCAGTTCCGAATAAGTCTGTTCGGTCTACTCCATCATTCTCTTACATCGTCAAACCGCTTCATCCTCTGCGTAAAGTAATCACATCTACAGGTCTCAAGctataatcaaaatatttattcgtGTTTAGGTGTATTTAAAATTGACCACACCAGTGATAAAATTCATAAACATAATTAGAATTTGAAAGCACCTGATTAAGTTTACTATCTATTCGTagcatctatatatttttttctgctgcCATTGATTAATAGTTGAGTGTATTAGAAGCATCCTATATAGAACATACAGTCATGactctattaatattttattaccattCTAACCTGCAATGGAGTAGGTTGTCCTTCCACATccttagttatattataaatgcgatattgtgtttgattgtttgttagtTGTCCTTCTTTTAACTAACTAACCTAATATCAACTAATCAAATCGATTTTTGATATAGAGGaacatagactacttttttAACGCAGAAAATCAGACGGTTTCCACGAGATTTgcaaaaaaccgtaacaaatgCAACAGCTTGTATCATATAATCTTCTCTCTTAAGACATAATCCTCTCAAAAGCAAAATCCTTCAGCACTAgggcaataaataataagtctTATAATAATCCAAATAGCTAAGCAATTTAACAgggtcattatttttttttaaagttaatattaatgCCTCTTCCAGAGTTCTCTACGTCTGTTTTACTGGACCGAAGAATTCCCCGATAATACAACGACCaagttgtaattattataacatttgaaCTCTGAGTTCAGCTTTGCTAGGGTTACCAACTCTCTAAGCTTTGTAATTTTACGGTAATGATGAAAATGTAGTCTtttatgatgatttatttacacatattaaaattgaataaccaaaaattcagcTAGTCAAATACCTCGTAGTAAAATAGTTCGGAGCCTTCTTTGTAAGtggattaattattaattccattttattttgattatattgtgtcgtaacattttataaattcctGACCAAGGTGGCAGTTAGACCACCAACGAATACATTTCCAAGTTGAGTTGACGTATCATGAAGAATATggcaaaacaaaaacaacaagttTCAAGTTTGATGACGACATATTGAACCGAACCCACAAAACGTGGGTTAAGTGCAAAAAGGAAGCAAGACGACgtcataattcataatattt
This sequence is a window from Pararge aegeria chromosome 1, ilParAegt1.1, whole genome shotgun sequence. Protein-coding genes within it:
- the LOC120625170 gene encoding attacin-like, coding for MFAKIALFTVFLAAVSSMSIPYRRSSFVIEDHGNLMNNDIEDLYFEHPRESVYPIYPNTRVRRQLHGAINTNPDGSTNIMGKLPIAGNDQNVLSAVGGLGGLKNGGGYSSASGGLALDNVNGHGLSLTGKHIPSVADQLTAAGRANLFHNDNHDLAANAFATRTMPKNPAIPNFNSYGGGLDYMYKNKVGAGLSAAHTDIFDRTDYSAMGKLNLFRNPTTSFDFNAGVSKSVSPFLPRQSWEPSAGLSFTKYF